Proteins from a genomic interval of Amycolatopsis sp. cg13:
- a CDS encoding xanthine dehydrogenase small subunit → MVDPEVTVNGKRTAIGAVPVHTTALDWLRGQGLTSCKEGCAEGECGACAILVARPGVESPTDLVAINACLAPVGSLDGQEVWTAEGLGSAEDLHPVQHEMAVRGGSQCGYCTPGFVCSMAAEYYRGDRAATGDDHAPNGFDIHALSGNLCRCTGYRPIRDAAHALGAPPASDPLAQRRACSAPEPVATQLHGDGRDYLRPASWAEALQLRHDRPNATFVAGSTDWGVEVNIRGVRADCVVAIDRVPELQTLDIGAETIEIGAGLSLTEMDRRLDGRVPLLRQLIPQFASRLIRNAATLGGNLGTGSPIGDSAPVLLALGASVVLSSVDGDREVPLDEYFTGYRQSVRRDDELIRSVRIPLPLAGTTAFHKVAKRRFDDISSVAVAFALDIEDGLVRTAQIGLGGVAATPIRAHDTEAALVGQSWNEETVRAAAEILRGEGTPMDDHRASAAYRAATLGRSLLKLHADSLEGARA, encoded by the coding sequence ATGGTCGACCCCGAGGTGACCGTCAACGGGAAACGCACCGCGATCGGCGCCGTTCCCGTGCACACCACGGCACTGGACTGGCTCCGCGGACAGGGCCTGACCAGCTGCAAGGAGGGCTGCGCCGAAGGCGAATGCGGCGCGTGCGCGATCCTGGTCGCGCGCCCCGGCGTCGAATCGCCGACGGACCTGGTCGCGATCAACGCGTGCCTCGCCCCGGTCGGTTCGCTGGACGGGCAGGAGGTGTGGACGGCCGAGGGTCTCGGGTCCGCTGAGGACTTGCACCCGGTGCAGCACGAAATGGCCGTGCGCGGCGGATCCCAGTGCGGGTACTGCACTCCCGGGTTCGTCTGCAGCATGGCCGCCGAGTACTACCGCGGCGACCGCGCCGCGACCGGCGACGACCACGCGCCGAACGGTTTCGACATCCACGCGCTGAGCGGAAACCTCTGCCGCTGCACCGGATACCGGCCGATCCGCGATGCCGCGCACGCGCTCGGCGCTCCCCCGGCGTCGGACCCGCTGGCGCAGCGGCGGGCCTGCAGCGCGCCGGAACCCGTTGCGACCCAACTGCATGGCGACGGACGGGATTACCTCCGGCCAGCCAGCTGGGCCGAAGCGCTGCAGCTGCGCCACGACCGTCCTAACGCGACCTTCGTGGCCGGGTCGACCGACTGGGGCGTCGAGGTGAACATCCGCGGCGTCCGGGCGGACTGCGTCGTCGCCATCGATCGCGTGCCCGAACTGCAGACGCTGGACATCGGCGCGGAGACGATCGAAATCGGGGCCGGGCTGAGCCTCACCGAAATGGACCGCCGCCTCGACGGCCGGGTGCCGCTCCTGCGCCAGCTGATCCCGCAGTTCGCATCACGATTGATCCGGAATGCCGCGACACTCGGCGGAAACCTTGGTACCGGTTCGCCGATCGGTGACTCCGCACCAGTGCTGCTGGCCCTCGGCGCGAGCGTTGTCCTGTCCTCTGTAGACGGAGACCGCGAGGTGCCGCTCGACGAGTACTTCACCGGCTACCGGCAGAGCGTCCGGCGGGATGACGAGCTGATCCGGTCCGTGCGGATTCCCTTGCCGCTGGCCGGAACCACGGCGTTCCACAAGGTCGCCAAACGGCGGTTCGACGACATTTCCAGCGTCGCCGTCGCGTTCGCGCTCGACATCGAAGACGGTCTCGTGCGCACCGCGCAGATCGGGCTCGGCGGGGTTGCCGCGACACCGATTCGCGCGCACGACACCGAAGCGGCGCTCGTCGGACAGTCCTGGAACGAGGAAACCGTCCGCGCCGCCGCGGAAATCCTGCGCGGCGAGGGAACGCCGATGGACGACCACCGAGCGAGCGCCGCTTACCGCGCCGCGACTTTGGGTCGCAGCCTGCTGAAACTCCACGCCGACTCCCTGGAGGGGGCACGAGCATGA
- a CDS encoding MFS transporter has product MTTAQETRPNTLRWWALGLIALAQFMVIMDTSIIGVALPRMRDALGFTPSTLSWVFNAYVIAFGGLLLLGGRLSDLFGARKLFAAGWAILLAGSVLAGAAGNVPVELAGRIVQGAGAALIAPSALTLLMMLFGSNPKELTKALALYGAAAPAGGTAGVFLGGVITEYLSWPWVFYLNVPIAVLALFATRAVLPGGAAGTRGTVDVFGALTVTLGLGTLVYGIVRAPEAGWAATWIALGAGLALLAVFVVRQAKARTPLMRLSIFRAPRLGAANLAQVFLGAAWIPMWFFLNLYLQQVLGFRAFPAGAALLPMTALIMLGMIALAPRVIGRFGSKPPIVAGLLLLAAGLGWLALVRADGTFWVDVLPASLVAALGMSLAFIPSLSTAISAARPEEGGLASGIVNTGYQVGSALGLAVMTALAAASGAGALGDPAALTNGYSVAFAGSAVIALVGAGLAAVTFRRR; this is encoded by the coding sequence ATGACTACCGCACAAGAAACCCGGCCGAACACGCTCCGCTGGTGGGCGCTCGGACTGATCGCCCTGGCCCAGTTCATGGTGATCATGGATACTTCGATCATCGGCGTCGCGCTGCCGCGCATGCGGGACGCCCTCGGATTCACGCCCAGCACGCTGTCCTGGGTCTTCAACGCCTACGTGATCGCCTTCGGCGGCCTGCTGCTGCTCGGCGGGCGACTATCGGATTTGTTCGGCGCCAGAAAGCTTTTCGCCGCCGGATGGGCGATTCTGCTGGCTGGTTCGGTGCTCGCCGGAGCGGCCGGCAACGTTCCGGTCGAACTCGCCGGCCGGATCGTGCAGGGCGCGGGAGCCGCGCTCATCGCCCCTTCCGCGCTGACGCTGTTGATGATGCTTTTCGGCAGCAACCCGAAGGAACTCACGAAAGCCCTTGCGCTGTATGGCGCGGCGGCACCGGCGGGCGGTACCGCTGGGGTGTTCCTCGGCGGCGTGATCACGGAGTACCTGTCGTGGCCGTGGGTGTTCTACCTCAACGTGCCCATCGCGGTGCTCGCGCTGTTCGCCACCCGCGCCGTCCTGCCTGGGGGAGCGGCCGGAACCCGTGGCACGGTTGACGTTTTCGGCGCGCTGACCGTCACGCTCGGCCTGGGGACGCTGGTGTACGGGATCGTCCGTGCTCCGGAAGCGGGCTGGGCGGCCACCTGGATCGCGCTCGGCGCCGGTCTCGCGCTGCTCGCGGTTTTCGTTGTCCGGCAGGCGAAAGCCCGCACTCCGCTGATGCGGCTGTCGATCTTCCGTGCCCCGCGGCTCGGCGCGGCTAACCTGGCGCAGGTTTTCCTTGGCGCGGCGTGGATTCCGATGTGGTTCTTCCTGAACCTCTACCTGCAGCAGGTGCTCGGCTTCCGGGCCTTCCCGGCGGGTGCCGCGCTGCTGCCGATGACCGCGCTGATCATGCTGGGCATGATCGCCTTGGCCCCGCGAGTGATCGGGCGGTTCGGTTCGAAGCCGCCGATCGTCGCCGGGCTGCTGTTGCTGGCGGCCGGGCTGGGCTGGCTCGCGCTGGTGCGGGCGGACGGCACCTTCTGGGTGGACGTCCTGCCCGCCTCGCTCGTCGCGGCGCTGGGGATGTCGCTGGCGTTCATCCCGTCGCTCAGCACGGCGATTTCCGCGGCCCGGCCGGAGGAAGGCGGGCTCGCGTCGGGGATCGTGAACACCGGCTACCAGGTGGGCTCGGCGTTGGGGCTGGCCGTGATGACCGCCCTGGCGGCCGCTTCCGGCGCGGGTGCGCTCGGTGACCCGGCGGCGTTGACGAACGGCTACTCGGTCGCGTTCGCAGGCTCGGCCGTGATCGCCCTGGTGGGTGCTGGCCTAGCGGCTGTGACCTTCCGCCGCCGGTAA
- a CDS encoding DUF2871 domain-containing protein, whose translation MTKKIYWAAAIYTILGLLGGLYYRELTKAKNFTGDTQLSIVHTHLLALGTLVFLIVLVLDKVFTLSATRSFAPFFWIYHAGMLVTVGGMVVHGTLTVLGKESGAAIAGIAGLGHILLTVAFVLLFVGLHARIWKPAESKA comes from the coding sequence ATGACGAAGAAGATCTACTGGGCCGCCGCGATCTACACGATCCTCGGCCTGCTCGGCGGGCTGTACTACCGCGAGCTGACCAAGGCGAAGAACTTCACCGGCGACACCCAGCTGTCCATTGTGCACACCCACCTGCTCGCGCTCGGCACGCTCGTGTTCCTCATCGTCCTGGTGCTGGACAAGGTGTTCACGCTGTCGGCGACGAGGTCGTTCGCGCCGTTCTTCTGGATCTACCACGCCGGGATGCTCGTCACGGTCGGCGGGATGGTCGTGCACGGCACGCTCACCGTGCTGGGCAAGGAATCCGGAGCGGCGATCGCCGGAATCGCCGGGCTGGGGCACATCCTGCTCACTGTCGCGTTTGTACTGTTGTTCGTCGGCCTGCACGCCCGCATCTGGAAGCCCGCCGAGTCAAAGGCGTGA